In the Wyeomyia smithii strain HCP4-BCI-WySm-NY-G18 chromosome 2, ASM2978416v1, whole genome shotgun sequence genome, one interval contains:
- the LOC129722136 gene encoding protein odr-4 homolog, producing MVRSVVCETYLEEYLKALSQKQGSSIGLLVGQPSSQSKDHIIYLNKIKDDGVADQENKGLLEFDNQQISQHALVETRILPGGFYIMGIFVIYPKNVFEDATLLKKVKTMLVDMRHTFNSNPLIKGNCDELDGGEKLVFYYSSSSNVFGCKSVALKSDNLSVRPCDWKFQEQPAKWHILSTFFETDEVFVLKKNKNEDQYDTEGNLTDCVEKIKQQLEKSIVFFDGAPVDGKQLVEDVIRDKKDDPLLVHIYSPSLSTKDISLRKLESLPGILKFDGIVSSKVFVHPKNTIAEATAFIKADVIRSLMSRVQIHCDSLVQSEESLTQDTIVLNELPRRIYYPIRAKSNQILFSEYLLSEETKEIAIPHTQETLDLHLTPKELCATVEIVPEVKEEEPHDAKECDTGSADRVEGKLNMSLIGTLATITVLVIAIIVFYLTK from the exons CTCAAGGCGCTCTCCCAAAAGCAAGGCTCCAGCATTGGATTACTCGTTGGACAG CCATCCAGTCAGAGTAAAGACCATATAATTTATTTAAACAAAATCAAAGACGATGGCGTTGCAGACCAAGAGAACAAAGGATTGTTGGAGTTCGATAATCAGCAGATTTCCCAACATGCTCTCGTTGAGACGCGTATCCTGCCGGGTGGTTTCTACATTATGGGTATCTTCGTAATCTACCCCAAGAACGTGTTCGAAGATGCAACTTTActtaaaaaagtgaaaacaaTGCTAGTCGATATGCGGCACACTTTCAATTCCAACCCACTTATCAAGGGGAACTGTGACGAGTTGGACGGCGGGgaaaaacttgttttttatTACTCTTCAAGCAGTAACGTTTTCGGCTGCAAATCCGTTGCCTTGAAGTCGGACAACCTTTCAGTTAGGCCCTGCGATTGGAAATTTCAGGAGCAACCTGCCAAATGGCACATTCTAAGCACGTTCTTTGAAACCGATGAAGTATTTGTtctgaagaaaaataaaaatgaggATCAGTACGACACAGAAGGAAATTTAACTGATTGCGTTGAGAAGATAAAGCAACAGTTAGagaaaagtatagtattttttgACGGAGCACCAGTTGATGGGAAGCAGCTGGTTGAGGATGTGATCAGAGATAAAAAAGATGATCCGCTCCTAGTGCACATTTATTCGCCATCG ctatcgacAAAGGATATAAGCTTGCGCAAACTCGAATCCCTCCCCGGTATTTTAAAATTTGACGGTATCGTCAGTTCCAAGGTGTTTGTGCATCCCAAAAACACCATTGCCGAAGCGACCGCTTTCATTAAAGCGGACGTGATTCGTTCGCTCATGTCACGTGTACAGATCCACTGTGATTCCTTGGTCCAGTCGGAGGAATCTCTGACGCAAGACACCATCGTGCTGAATGAGCTGCCCCGCCGAATTTACTACCCGATACGAGCTAAATCGAACCAGATTCTGTTTAGCGAGTATCTTTTAAGCGAAGAAACGAAGGAAATTGCTATTCCACATACTCAGGAAACGCTGGATTTGCATCTAACGCCCAAGGAGCTGTGTGCCACGGTTGAAATTGTCCCGGAAGTGAAGGAGGAAGAACCGCACGATGCGAAGGAATGCGACACGGGTAGCGCGGACAGGGTCGAAGGAAAGCTCAACATGTCTTTGATCGGTACCTTGGCGACCATCACAGTGCTTGTAATTGCTATTATTGTGTTCTATTTGACAAAGTGA